From the Eremothecium cymbalariae DBVPG#7215 chromosome 6, complete sequence genome, one window contains:
- the MRPL8 gene encoding mitochondrial 54S ribosomal protein bL17m (similar to Ashbya gossypii AEL162W), producing the protein MTVGLRRQLSRTKPHREALMRSLASQLLQHEVIVSTTPKLKEAQRHAERIITIAKKAVQNPSKHIPELQSRLYLSGDNSKLLKKLLEDIAPRYSTRERGYTRLMKLEPRLGDRAPSSVLELVDAPVVDSDGNLLKGNMKLWLIVKAILHANSKNEELHQMTLKNLHKLSKGMDRDAFLRDVRVVREFILKKQGVEVNHEETDQFLQYIDTVIKDYSVREHVPLAPKKVGYQFMKDRPYANKQ; encoded by the coding sequence ATGACAGTTGGTTTGAGAAGACAATTGTCACGCACAAAACCGCATAGAGAAGCGCTGATGAGATCTCTCGCTTCGCAGCTGCTACAGCATGAGGTAATTGTATCGACCACTCCAAAGTTGAAAGAAGCCCAACGTCATGCTGAGCGTATTATTACCATTGCAAAAAAAGCTGTTCAGAACCCGAGCAAACATATTCCTGAGTTACAAAGCAGACTGTACCTTTCGGGTGATAATTCgaagcttttgaagaagttattaGAAGACATTGCTCCTAGATATTCCACTAGGGAGCGTGGTTACACGAGACTTATGAAATTAGAACCAAGGTTAGGCGATCGTGCTCCAAGCAGTGTTCTTGAATTGGTGGATGCTCCAGTTGTTGATAGTGACGGTAATCTATTAAAGGGTAACATGAAACTGTGGCTGATTGTCAAGGCTATCTTGCACGCCAACTCCAAGAATGAAGAACTCCACCAGATGACACTCAAAAATCTACACAAGCTGTCCAAAGGCATGGATCGTGATGCCTTTTTGCGTGATGTGAGAGTGGTGAGGGAgttcattttgaagaagcaagGTGTCGAAGTTAACCACGAGGAGACTGACCAGTTTCTGCAATATATAGATACCGTCATAAAGGATTATTCTGTTCGTGAACATGTCCCATTGGCCCCAAAGAAAGTAGGATACCAGTTCATGAAGGATAGGCCGTATGCCAataaacaataa
- the COA3 gene encoding Coa3p (similar to Ashbya gossypii AEL163C), with the protein MVFEPSPYQDRRTWKMTPAMLRARRPYFKQNMLGLCLLLGLSGGIYTYTYKILHKDDDFADVPIPPVDEKELKELKREYALEKARRAAEGSSS; encoded by the coding sequence ATGGTGTTTGAACCCAGCCCCTACCAAGATCGCAGAACATGGAAAATGACCCCGGCTATGCTCAGAGCTAGGAGACCTTACTTTAAACAGAATATGCTAGGTTTGTGTCTCCTACTAGGTCTAAGTGGCGGCATATATACTTATACCTATAAAATCTTACACaaagatgatgattttgcaGACGTGCCTATCCCACCTGTTGATGAgaaagaattgaaagaGTTAAAGAGGGAGTATGCGCTCGAGAAGGCAAGAAGGGCAGCAGAAGGGAGCAGCAGTTAG
- the TSC10 gene encoding 3-dehydrosphinganine reductase (similar to Ashbya gossypii AEL164C) gives MTTTKYKLNNQVVLISGGSQGLGKEYAKKFYRQSNSTVIIVSRSVANLKEAATEITGGKRFSKLNAYPKNSRLYYYACDLSNYEAVQELFTIIDQKAFELTQVLICAGGAVPKFFTDLTPEEIAGGVDTNYCTAAFLAHASLKHGAKHLVFISSSVALYPFIGYSQYAPAKVGIRSLVAILRQEQPDVRISCVYPGNFASEGFVQENRTKPDITTVIEGASRAISPEECCNKIIKSLQSGCDDITTDFVGWILLACTMGFNGHNTKYSLWPIGWLFGAIANLLIVPIYMLFCWYDIIKWRRRQQRAKEEAKAN, from the coding sequence ATGACAACGACGAAATACAAGCTTAATAACCAGGTTGTTCTCATCAGTGGTGGTTCTCAGGGTCTAGGCAAGGAATATGCTAAAAAATTCTACAGACAGTCGAATTCAACAGTGATTATTGTGTCACGTTCTGTGGCCAACTTGAAGGAAGCTGCAACTGAAATAACGGGAGGCAAACGGTTCTCGAAGTTGAATGCTTATCCAAAGAATAGCAGGTTGTATTACTATGCGTGTGATTTGTCCAATTATGAAGCTGTTCAAGAATTGTTTACTATAATAGATCAAAAGGCTTTCGAGTTAACGCAGGTTCTTATCTGTGCTGGCGGAGCAGTGCCCAAGTTCTTCACTGATTTGACACCCGAGGAAATAGCAGGTGGGGTTGATACCAACTATTGTACTGCAGCTTTCTTAGCACATGCTTCGTTGAAGCATGGTGCGAAACATTTGGTATTTATTTCGTCGTCTGTTGCGCTCTATCCGTTCATTGGGTATTCACAGTATGCACCAGCGAAGGTTGGTATTCGTTCGTTGGTAGCAATACTAAGACAGGAGCAGCCTGATGTCCGAATTTCCTGTGTATATCCGGGCAATTTTGCTTCTGAAGGGTTTGTGCAGGAAAACCGTACAAAGCCGGACATAACCACCGTTATAGAGGGTGCCAGTCGTGCAATCTCCCCCGAGGAGTGCTGTAATAAGATTATCAAGTCTTTGCAAAGCGGTTGCGATGATATCACTACGGACTTTGTTGGATGGATACTTTTGGCGTGTACCATGGGTTTCAATGGTCACAATACGAAATACTCGCTGTGGCCAATTGGATGGCTCTTCGGCGCCATTGCAAACTTACTAATAGTcccaatatatatgttgttTTGCTGGTATGACATTATCAAATGGAGAAGGCGTCAGCAGCGTGCTAAAGAAGAGGCTAAAGCTAACTGA
- the REI1 gene encoding Rei1p (similar to Ashbya gossypii AEL165C), with translation MSVYTCNSCGLGFSLSEDQRSHMKSGWHRYNLKRRVANLPSIDEATFNNKVATLKPAEDKDVSKRELRRREKEALLEKKKRILELARENMLKSMHNDNISPGDVTPTQEAESIRSELLSTNGVEGESTNLGGPAVEHNEISAEEEHELLMAAKLKNKVDIPLETCLFCSKRSFKTFEQNLGHMFKSHGFYIPEEKYLVDKEGMVKYLSEKIGIGNLCLCCSYQGRSLEAVRAHMLAKSHCRVPYESEDEQLEISEFYDFTSSYAALDTATNSDENEWEDIEEEGLASEDDDEVLQQEVLYHDGAELHLPTGMKVGHRSLQRYYRQNLKPERQLSEGQGTVIAADTRHLATLADRKQLAMQKRTWKTLVKDKRRDDKRAAKFLNNQPYYRDQLLQ, from the coding sequence ATGTCAGTTTATACTTGTAACTCTTGTGGTCTAGGTTTTAGTTTAAGTGAGGACCAGAGGTCTCATATGAAATCAGGCTGGCACCGTTATAACCTGAAGAGAAGAGTTGCAAATCTTCCATCGATCGATGAAGCAACGTTTAACAACAAGGTTGCTACTTTGAAACCTGCAGAGGATAAGGATGTTTCAAAACGTGAATTGAGACGTAGAGAAAAGGAAGCGTtgttggagaagaagaagaggattCTCGAACTGGCAAGAGAGAACATGCTTAAAAGCATGCACAATGATAATATTTCGCCGGGAGATGTAACTCCTACCCAGGAAGCTGAATCCATCAGAAGTGAATTACTTTCGACTAATGGTGTGGAGGGTGAATCAACAAATTTGGGGGGGCCAGCGGTTGAACATAATGAAATATCTGCAGAAGAGGAACATGAATTGTTGATGGCTGcgaagttgaaaaataagGTTGATATTCCATTAGAGACATGTTTATTCTGTTCCAAGCGTTCTTTTAAAACTTTCGAACAGAATTTAGGTCATATGTTTAAGAGTCATGGTTTTTATATTCCTgaggagaaatatttggtGGATAAAGAGGGTAtggtaaaatatttatctgAGAAAATAGGCATTGGAAATCTTTGTTTATGTTGTTCTTACCAGGGTAGATCTTTGGAGGCTGTAAGAGCACATATGTTAGCTAAATCGCATTGTCGTGTACCGTATGAATCTGAGGATGAGCAGCTGGAAATCTCTGAATTTTATGATTTTACAAGCAGTTACGCTGCTTTGGATACTGCTACCAACTCTGACGAAAATGAGTGGGAAGACatcgaagaagaaggccTTGCTTCcgaagatgatgacgaagtATTACAACAGGAAGTTTTATATCATGATGGCGCTGAGTTACACCTACCGACCGGAATGAAGGTAGGGCATAGATCCTTACAAAGGTACTACAGACAAAACTTAAAACCTGAGCGCCAGTTATCCGAGGGTCAGGGCACAGTAATTGCTGCTGATACTAGGCATTTGGCGACACTTGCCGATAGGAAACAACTGGCAATGCAGAAGAGGACCTGGAAAACCCTAGTGAAAGACAAACGGAGGGACGACAAGAGAGCTgcaaagtttttaaataacCAGCCCTATTATAGAGATCAGTTACTGCAGTGA
- the LAS21 gene encoding mannose-ethanolamine phosphotransferase LAS21 (similar to Ashbya gossypii AEL166C): MLFRAISLLICQLVAILTFAIGFFPQKSVLTGDSEFLYMPEEHKPMEPQFEKMVVMVIDALRSDFLFQANVSGFHFVHDLINKGEAWGYTAYSNPPTVTLPRLKGITTGSMPNFLDAILNVAEDDTSSNLKDQDSWLSQLHKHGKRIHFYGDDTWLKLFPSHFFQRSDGTNSFFVSDFEEVDRNVTRHLPYDLSYQEWDILILHYLGLDHIGHKGGSASQFMFPKHIEMDAVIKDIYDAVDERTLVCVLGDHGMNDMGNHGGSSAGETSAAMVFISKKLANYKAPEAQRGVQVPLINSDGDYQYLTRIQQVDIVPTLVSLFNFPIPQNSVGIIIKDFLPLLGTFAEIKVKDNFRQLMKLANNTPEFAGASIDMLLEQMKITQDDLATAATNYNYIFLIIGLSILCFITIIISCEFYRTFKQTKILSLTVAISLSLGLSMFSSSFVEEEHQIWWWILTAAVGISWVMNPSLTWDHFLVSVCARLIRGWNNSGQKYIYENTIYQILERYPNTKWLINAATMFLVAFETVEFNLMTFVSSFVTVTLCLAYKGCWTLVNEGLVPNWLQAFVNMTCSFLIGPDNMLKEALVPLARLCFQSILASIVFRVCYNRFKSSPKTLQSIIPLINTILVLQTSPSNIPLFLLFTVMKIAINRILTNLSSNDLSQISCILSLIMQNFTFFQFGGTNSIATINLTNSYNGVSQSYNIYVVGFLTFISNFAPVIYWSLNLIEVYQEPNKKHTYLVERLPILFHYSVTGVFLLISCLALRYHLFIWSVFSPKLCYYIAWSILINGLLEHLFNPLLLTVTNK, encoded by the coding sequence ATGCTATTTAGGGCTATATCACTTCTGATATGTCAGTTGGTTGCGATTTTGACCTTTGCTATTGGGTTTTTCCCACAGAAATCTGTCTTGACAGGTGATTCTGAATTTCTTTACATGCCAGAGGAACATAAACCAATGGAACCTCAATTCGAAAAAATGGTGGTAATGGTAATTGATGCTTTACGGtctgattttttatttcaagcAAATGTGTCCGGTTTCCACTTTGTTCACGATTTGATAAATAAAGGCGAAGCATGGGGTTATACGGCATATTCAAACCCTCCTACTGTCACATTGCCTAGGTTAAAGGGGATCACAACTGGTTCTATGCCAAATTTTCTTGATGCAATTTTGAATGTTGCTGAAGATGATACGTCATCTAACTTGAAGGACCAAGACTCATGGTTGTCTCAACTTCATAAGCATGGGAAAAGGATACATTTTTATGGTGATGACACTTGGTTAAAGCTGTTTCCTTCACACTTTTTTCAACGCAGTGACGGTACCAACTCATTCTTTGTTagtgattttgaagaagtcgATAGAAATGTAACTAGGCATCTGCCGTATGATTTAAGTTATCAGGAATGGGATATTCTGATCCTACATTATTTAGGTTTAGATCATATTGGGCATAAAGGGGGATCCGCGTCACAATTTATGTTTCCTAAACACATAGAGATGGATGCGGTAATTAAAGACATTTATGACGCGGTTGATGAACGAACTTTAGTATGTGTGTTGGGAGATCATGGGATGAATGATATGGGTAATCATGGGGGTTCATCTGCTGGAGAAACAAGTGCAGCAATGGTGTTTATTTCTAAAAAATTGGCAAACTATAAAGCTCCAGAAGCTCAAAGAGGTGTTCAAGTGCCCCTAATCAACTCAGATGGAGATTATCAATATCTTACTAGGATCCAACAAGTGGACATTGTGCCAACCCTAGTTTCGTTATTTAATTTCCCTATCCCCCAAAATAGCGTTGGTATTATAATAAAGGATTTCCTGCCGCTACTTGGTACTTTTGCTGAGATTAAAGTGAAAGATAACTTTCGCCAGTTAATGAAATTGGCGAATAATACGCCCGAGTTTGCTGGGGCTAGCATTGACATGTTACTGGAACAAATGAAGATTACTCAAGATGATTTGGCTACAGCTGCTACAAACTATAACTAcatctttttaattattgGTTTGTCCATCTTATGTTTCATAACAATAATCATCTCTTGTGAATTTTACAGAACTTTCAAACAAACCAAAATTTTAAGTCTGACGGTGGCTATATCTCTATCCTTAGGTTTGAGCATGTTCAGCAGTAGTTTTGTGGAAGAGGAGCATCAGATATGGTGGTGGATACTTACCGCTGCTGTAGGAATATCTTGGGTTATGAATCCGTCTCTTACTTGGGATCATTTTCTGGTATCTGTCTGTGCCAGATTAATCCGTGGATGGAATAATAGTGGccaaaaatacatatacGAAAATACGATTTATCAGATCTTGGAAAGATACCCCAATACTAAATGGCTTATAAATGCTGCAACAATGTTTTTAGTCGCTTTTGAAACTGTTGAATTTAATCTGATGACATTTGTCTCGTCGTTTGTTACAGTTACTTTATGCTTAGCTTACAAAGGTTGTTGGACTCTCGTCAATGAAGGATTGGTCCCAAACTGGTTACAGGCTTTTGTTAATATGACATGTTCATTTTTAATTGGACCCGATAATATGCTCAAAGAAGCCCTAGTACCTTTGGCCCGGCTTTGTTTCCAAAGTATTCTGGCATCGATAGTATTTCGGGTATGCTATAACAGGTTTAAATCATCGCCAAAAACATTGCAAAGTATAATCCCGCTTATTAATACCATATTGGTTTTACAGACCTCACCTTCCAATATCCCATTATTCCTTCTTTTCACCGTTATGAAGATAGCAATCAACAGGATTCTAACTAATTTATCCTCTAATGACCTATCACAGATATCCTGCATATTATCCTTAATAATGCAAAACTTTACATTCTTCCAATTCGGTGGCACAAACTCAATAGCAACAATAAATTTGACCAATTCATATAATGGTGTTTCTCAGAGTTATAACATATATGTTGTTGGTTTCTTGACGTTTATTAGTAACTTCGCACCTGTGATTTATTGGTCTTTGAACCTCATTGAAGTCTACCAAGAACCCAATAAAAAACATACATACTTAGTTGAAAGGTTACCTATATTGTTCCATTATTCTGTTACTGGTGTTTTCCTGTTGATATCCTGTTTGGCACTACGATACCATTTATTCATATGGAGTGTCTTCAGCCCAAAACTATGCTACTATATAGCCTGGAGCATCCTTATCAACGGCCTATTAGAACATTTATTTAATCCACTGCTTCTGACTGTTACCAATAAGTAG
- the MRPL37 gene encoding mitochondrial 54S ribosomal protein mL54 (similar to Ashbya gossypii AEL167C): MFSSPLIINKRLISTTLRLAEQKGSKAIISSCPAGTPLNLQIKKTGKEPVALHESEYPEWLWGVLDPQVEAAKLNEDPFAARKKQLRKMNREKIKQNNFLSRI; the protein is encoded by the coding sequence ATGTTTTCATCCCCTCTAATAATCAACAAACGTCTGATATCTACTACCCTTAGGCTGGCTGAGCAAAAGGGTTCTAAAGCCATTATCTCGTCGTGTCCAGCCGGTACTCCACTAAATttacaaattaaaaaaactgGCAAGGAGCCTGTAGCTCTGCATGAATCGGAATATCCAGAATGGCTGTGGGGTGTATTAGATCCCCAAGTTGAAGCTGCTAAGCTAAATGAGGACCCGTTTGCTGCTCGTAAGAAGCAACTGAGAAAGATGAACAGAGAGAAGATCAAGCAGAATAACTTTCTGTCAAGAATTTGA
- the NUP82 gene encoding linker nucleoporin NUP82 (similar to Ashbya gossypii AEL168C), which yields MTGDPHPIFQVPPFRTLSKLHVHVCKNATQIVTCFDKNLRYARVTEHTFKSKHLDIKHSEHSILNNSGTLIAFYGSNDVELFDMDGKKSCLRVELGIKQVLWHPLAYLDSCLVVLTKENTIELYELAKANFMYPTVVLNEKLPQLGISSHVSEICSMAFSPDGLTLYLLSLEEGGDVYALHPLLPSRLRIKRSFWESQWYKATALYESIDKDTPNEKKIAMIEHFDFVSKIYKMIDKDSEFFDVNIPEHKRMVTPRGPFSIYGFPEELYNTTATKLITLPVNDEGAYVLILSFDDGTILSLFPDIELLMSWSRSLNNACSFVLIEKFRAGGEIFAIESGVAILEKNNAHIVRFPYLKALGECIKEGDIAPMVDVKLTSDITPLAGSYHTVVTWNEPSTKGILFIGNSVIRSIPDDVGLSSFKPRVDPAISQNGKYTVCFPSTMEELLKTNKALQHTLRQPLPLVPLEQKNVPLNSEFNEHQLATLTKISTEVMDRIILAQSLGYLMYNRAATQQFELCRQLETVSKLNDRSVTLKQNTKSLTCRLDSVSKKDIALRSRLEKLQQSLDKVNESPKFNELPLSMKERAWFRELKNDVLAFNEYVLQNSKLCEELNFLKKELELIESNHGNIPNEELFNFEKLQDLLTLDSKMIGDCNDQLLAAAKDLENKLYI from the coding sequence ATGACTGGCGATCCGCATCCGATTTTCCAAGTGCCCCCATTTAGAACTCTGAGTAAGTTGCATGTACATGTCTGTAAGAATGCGACTCAAATCGTGACGTGCTTTGATAAAAACTTACGGTACGCTAGAGTAACGGAACACACATTTAAGAGCAAGCATTTAGACATTAAACATAGTGAGCATagcattttgaataattcaGGTACATTAATCGCATTCTATGGTTCCAATGATGTTGAGCTGTTCGATATGGATGGTAAGAAGTCTTGCTTGCGCGTCGAGTTGGGCATTAAGCAGGTATTATGGCATCCATTGGCTTATCTAGATTCATGCCTTGTTGTGTTGACCAAGGAGAATACTATTGAATTATATGAGCTAGCTAAGGCCAACTTCATGTATCCTACGGTTGTTTTGAATGAAAAGCTTCCTCAGTTAGGTATTTCCTCGCATGTATCTGAAATTTGCAGTATGGCATTTTCACCAGATGGGTTGACATTATATCTACTGTCGTTAGAAGAAGGTGGCGATGTCTATGCACTACATCCCTTATTGCCAAGTCGGTTACGAATTAAGCGTTCCTTCTGGGAATCACAATGGTATAAGGCTACGGCATTATATGAATCAATTGATAAAGATACTCCAAATGAGAAGAAGATTGCTATGATCGAGCATTTTGACTTCGTCTCAAAGATCTATAAGATGATTGACAAGGACTCCGAGTTTTTCGACGTGAATATTCCAGAGCACAAAAGAATGGTAACTCCACGGGGACCATTTAGTATTTATGGTTTTCCTGAGGAGTTATACAATACCACAGCCACAAAACTAATTACACTGCCGGTAAACGACGAGGGCGCATACGTTCTAATACTCAGTTTTGATGATGGGACTATTTTGTCTTTGTTCCCAGATATAGAGTTGCTCATGTCTTGGAGTAGATCTCTAAACAACGCTTGCTCATTTGTattaattgaaaaattcagAGCTGGTGGTGAGATATTTGCTATTGAATCAGGTGTGGCTATTCTTGAGAAGAATAATGCTCATATCGTAAGGTTCCCATATTTAAAGGCTCTTGGTGAGTGTATCAAAGAAGGAGATATAGCTCCCATGGTAGATGTTAAATTAACCTCAGATATTACTCCGTTAGCTGGTTCATATCATACCGTGGTTACTTGGAACGAACCTTCGACCAAGGGGATCTTGTTTATTGGAAATTCAGTTATTCGATCAATACCTGATGATGTAGGTTTGAGTTCATTTAAACCAAGGGTTGATCCTGCTATTTCACAGAATGGCAAATATACTGTATGCTTCCCGTCCACAATGGAGGAACTATTAAAAACTAATAAGGCACTTCAACATACGCTTCGTCAACCTCTTCCATTGGTCCCTCTTGAACAAAAGAATGTACCGTTGAATAGCGAGTTTAATGAACATCAGTTGGCCACCCTCACCAAAATTAGCACAGAAGTTATGGATAGAATCATTCTCGCCCAGTCATTGGGGTATCTAATGTACAACCGAGCAGCCACACAACAATTTGAACTGTGTCGCCAACTAGAAACAGTCAGTAAACTGAATGACAGAAGTGTGACCTTGAAGCAAAATACCAAGTCATTGACTTGCAGGCTTGATTCAGTGTCCAAAAAAGACATCGCTCTCAGAAGTAGGCTCGAAAAACTTCAACAGTCGTTAGATAAGGTTAACGAAAGCCCAAAATTCAACGAACTCCCGCTTAGTATGAAAGAGAGGGCCTGGTTCAGAgagttgaaaaatgatGTACTCGCATTCAACGAGTACGTACTCCAAAATAGTAAGCTGTGCGAAGAACTAAATTTTCTGAAAAAGGAATTAGAACTGATAGAATCCAATCACGGCAACATCCCTAACGAAGAGCtctttaattttgaaaaactcCAGGACCTTTTGACGTTGGACTCAAAGATGATTGGAGATTGTAATGATCAGTTGCTCGCTGCTGCAAAGGACTTGGAAAATAAGCTATATATCTGA
- the SDH8 gene encoding Sdh8p (similar to Ashbya gossypii AEL169W): MVISSSRGYPLMFRNVVYTQSRYLREVRSGLQKGHLLRMRVRNFGIDRKPGPPPLSKDEQEEFERLQRYANSVAAINEYNEQLEGDNLKESAKSPILQKQVKEFSPEFSKTIPEFEGDVNPKTGEIGGPKQDPLRHGDYSYNGRVTDF, encoded by the coding sequence ATGGTGATTAGCAGTTCTCGAGGATATCCACTCATGTTCCGAAACGTGGTATATACGCAGTCAAGATATCTCAGAGAGGTACGCTCTGGGTTGCAGAAAGGTCATTTACTCAGGATGAGGGTTCGTAATTTTGGAATAGACAGAAAACCCGGGCCTCCTCCATTATCCAAGGATGAACAGGAAGAGTTTGAGAGATTACAAAGGTATGCTAATTCAGTGGCCGCAATCAACGAGTACAACGAACAATTAGAAGGTGATAATTTAAAAGAATCAGCTAAGTCACCTATATTGCAGAAACAAGTCAAGGAGTTTTCTCCAGAATTTAGTAAAACGATACCAGAATTTGAAGGGGATGTAAATCCAAAGACAGGGGAAATTGGAGGCCCAAAACAGGATCCGCTGAGACATGGTGACTACTCTTATAACGGCAGAGTTACCGatttttag
- a CDS encoding pyridoxal phosphate-dependent aminotransferase (similar to Ashbya gossypii AEL170C) — MSSAPATYLSGPFQKDVWSLTNDALLEVSRDEKRKFSDVYHMGMGYFNYSPPEFIIEEAQKGLMVPENNQYSPQGGEPILVDSLIKLYSPVFETQLTNENILVTTGAIQALLESLMALIKPGDEVIVIEPFFDPYIHLIKIAGGVVKYVPLTNPNQGKKRILEANDWILDRETLRAAFTDKTKLMIINNPNNPLGKVFNRDELLEMATLCVNNGAYIIADEVYEFLQFTPNPLSRISNLSEAIAQKTITIGSAGKIFRVTGWRVGWMISKNRELVEKVTAVHVRMGFCSPSISQVASGLGIQRALECGYFLSMPNEFDRKFSIIYKALDYLGVSYTKPQGAHFIITDFSKVKIPEDYQFPEYLKNRARDFFISYWLTQEFCILLLPCSEFYCEEHRKNSETYLRITVSKDEDYLEKVASRLTLLKECMTY, encoded by the coding sequence ATGAGTTCAGCCCCTGCCACCTACTTGTCAGGACCATTCCAGAAGGATGTTTGGTCATTGACAAATGACGCTCTTTTGGAAGTTTCTAGGGATGAGAAGCGCAAGTTTTCCGATGTGTATCATATGGGTATGGGCTATTTTAATTATTCCCCACCAGAATTTATCATTGAAGAGGCACAGAAGGGCTTAATGGTACCAGAAAACAACCAGTATTCTCCACAGGGTGGTGAGCCTATATTGGTAGACTCATTAATCAAACTTTATAGCCCTGTGTTCGAGACTCAATTGACCAAcgaaaatattttggttaCGACTGGCGCCATTCAAGCTCTTCTTGAGAGTTTAATGGCTTTAATAAAGCCTGGAGATGAGGTGATTGTCATAGAGCCTTTCTTTGatccatatatacatcTCATTAAAATTGCAGGGGGTGTTGTGAAGTATGTCCCTCTAACTAATCCAAATCAGGGTAAAAAGAGAATTTTGGAAGCCAATGACTGGATCTTAGACCGTGAAACCCTTCGTGCAGCCTTTACCGATAAAACAAAGCTTATGATTATCAACAATCCGAATAACCCTCTAGGGAAAGTATTCAACCGCGATGAGCTACTTGAGATGGCAACGTTGTGCGTTAACAATGGTGCGTACATAATTGCCGATGAAGTGTATGAATTTTTACAATTCACACCAAATCCTCTTAGCAGAATTTCTAATTTATCCGAAGCGATTGCCCAAAAGACCATAACAATAGGCTCAGCAGGGAAGATATTCAGGGTTACGGGTTGGAGAGTTGGATGGatgatttcaaaaaatcgTGAACTTGTGGAAAAGGTGACAGCGGTTCATGTTAGAATGGGGTTCTGCTCACCATCTATTTCCCAGGTAGCCTCTGGTTTAGGTATTCAAAGAGCGCTTGAATGTGGATATTTTCTAAGCATGCCAAACGAGTTCGACAGGAAATTCTCGATTATTTATAAAGCTCTGGATTATCTGGGCGTATCTTATACTAAACCTCAGGGTGCCCATTTTATCATAActgatttttcaaaggtGAAAATCCCTGAAGATTATCAATTTCCCGAATATCTAAAGAATAGAGCTAGAGatttctttatttcttATTGGTTGACCCAAGAGTTCTGTATTCTTTTGTTGCCGTGCAGCGAATTCTATTGTGAAGAGCATCGCAAGAACTCTGAAACTTATTTAAGAATCACCGTTAGCAAAGACGAAGattatttggaaaaggtTGCTAGTAGACTAACGTTGTTGAAGGAGTGTATGACATATTGA